Proteins from a single region of Fodinibius sp. Rm-B-1B1-1:
- a CDS encoding 7-carboxy-7-deazaguanine synthase QueE: MFNEIDQEKLEALIDQDEMRSVAYPLVEDFYTIQGEGAHSGRPAYFIRTAGCDVNCWWCDVKESWDEEQHPPKTVEEIVQGAKESGAEFAVITGGEPLLHDLDPLTFQLKQAGLQVHIETSGSSPISGYLDWITLSPKRFKEPLDDIFPYVDELKVVVLTNKDLEWAEKNAAKCPDSTQLLLQPEWEKEGAVELIVDYVKDHPEWGISLQTHKFMGVR; encoded by the coding sequence ATGTTTAACGAGATTGATCAGGAAAAATTAGAAGCGCTTATCGACCAGGATGAAATGCGGTCGGTAGCGTATCCGTTGGTGGAGGATTTCTATACTATTCAGGGCGAAGGGGCTCACAGCGGACGTCCGGCGTATTTTATCCGTACTGCGGGCTGTGATGTTAACTGCTGGTGGTGCGATGTTAAAGAAAGTTGGGATGAAGAGCAGCATCCACCAAAAACAGTTGAGGAAATTGTACAAGGAGCTAAGGAAAGCGGTGCTGAATTTGCTGTGATTACTGGTGGAGAACCGCTGCTACACGACCTTGATCCATTAACGTTCCAGCTAAAACAAGCCGGATTGCAGGTCCATATTGAAACGAGCGGTTCATCGCCAATTTCCGGCTATTTGGATTGGATTACGTTATCCCCGAAACGATTTAAGGAACCGTTGGATGATATATTTCCCTATGTGGATGAACTCAAAGTAGTTGTGCTGACGAACAAAGATTTGGAATGGGCAGAAAAAAATGCTGCTAAATGTCCCGATAGTACCCAACTGTTGCTTCAACCCGAATGGGAAAAAGAGGGGGCTGTTGAGCTTATTGTTGACTATGTGAAAGACCATCCGGAGTGGGGCATCAGCCTGCAGACACATAAGTTTATGGGTGTACGATAG
- a CDS encoding amidohydrolase family protein, with amino-acid sequence MKKTVQIVSLSVVLLMVFSIQGWSQSAPAEALKNVTIHTADGNTIQDGTIVWRDGVITDVGDNINVPFDAYVYDGGDSLHVYPGFIDGLAQWGSPDVEENVSTPEVPGDPAYDRAGIQPQRSPSDLIQDDKIFTEAAKMGFTAANLGLKGQMLPGQTDLFLISEESTADNLLHGGIGIFAQFEEAQGQAYPSTTMGVMNQFRQLFNDAKALQQHEQYFASLSSNYPAPKKDKVLEALFPVMDNEQPFYFVVDTEENIERVFWLQDDLGFDVVIVSGKEAYKQADALKERDIPVLASVDLPEEPEWQKADEDKDQPEVTEEMRIFRDKQLEAYKADIENISKLINSGVQVGYASNGLELKDITKNLKTLQEEGGLSDTETLQLMTQSTANILGYGEKLGDIKSGRLANFTVFTEPFMDEESKAVYSVSNGSVTEFESESSGE; translated from the coding sequence ATGAAGAAAACAGTTCAAATTGTTTCGCTAAGTGTTGTTCTTCTGATGGTATTTTCCATACAGGGATGGTCACAATCGGCTCCGGCCGAAGCGTTAAAAAATGTGACGATCCATACTGCTGACGGAAATACTATCCAGGATGGAACAATCGTTTGGCGTGATGGAGTCATTACTGATGTTGGTGATAATATTAATGTTCCTTTTGATGCATATGTATATGATGGCGGGGATAGTCTGCATGTTTATCCTGGATTTATTGATGGGTTAGCCCAGTGGGGCAGTCCTGATGTTGAAGAAAATGTATCAACGCCGGAGGTTCCGGGAGATCCGGCATATGATCGGGCAGGAATACAGCCCCAAAGGAGTCCCTCCGATCTTATTCAGGATGACAAGATTTTTACTGAAGCAGCCAAGATGGGGTTCACGGCGGCTAACCTGGGATTAAAAGGACAAATGCTTCCCGGTCAAACAGATTTATTCTTGATTAGTGAAGAATCTACTGCTGATAACTTACTGCACGGAGGAATCGGAATTTTTGCACAATTTGAAGAAGCCCAGGGACAAGCTTATCCATCTACTACGATGGGCGTAATGAATCAATTCAGGCAACTGTTTAATGATGCAAAAGCCTTGCAACAGCACGAGCAATATTTTGCGTCACTATCTTCAAATTATCCAGCACCAAAGAAAGATAAGGTGCTTGAAGCACTATTCCCGGTAATGGATAATGAACAGCCGTTTTATTTTGTGGTTGATACTGAAGAGAATATCGAGCGTGTTTTTTGGCTTCAGGATGACCTCGGTTTTGATGTGGTAATTGTATCCGGCAAAGAAGCCTATAAACAAGCAGATGCGCTTAAAGAGCGTGATATTCCAGTGTTGGCAAGTGTTGATTTGCCTGAAGAACCCGAATGGCAAAAGGCTGACGAGGATAAAGATCAGCCTGAAGTAACGGAAGAAATGCGCATTTTTCGTGATAAGCAGTTAGAAGCCTATAAAGCTGATATTGAAAATATATCTAAACTTATTAACAGTGGTGTGCAGGTAGGATATGCTTCTAATGGTCTTGAACTGAAGGATATCACCAAAAACCTTAAGACATTGCAAGAAGAAGGGGGACTTTCGGATACAGAAACTTTGCAATTGATGACGCAATCCACGGCTAATATTTTGGGATACGGTGAGAAGCTCGGCGATATTAAATCGGGGCGACTCGCGAATTTTACCGTGTTTACCGAGCCATTTATGGATGAAGAATCAAAGGCTGTTTATTCGGTAAGTAATGGCAGTGTTACAGAATTTGAATCAGAATCTTCAGGGGAATAA
- a CDS encoding 4'-phosphopantetheinyl transferase family protein: MSKPLSEIIDPLPFEGTFSLSRIGSVSAEAISQLGDSEKAELEECSNLKRQQEFVSSRVALKKMAKEMGEQQQFEILKDELGQPYGRSSSQIYFVSIAHTNDSIFCGLTQADPIGVDLEPVDRTVPERLEQRITHPKEKELITKMPAIQLWTIKEAYIKLRGKGLRMNMNEVQIGKESSRLFAELNDDKSAKICSFRLKNKWLAIAYYQK, from the coding sequence ATGAGCAAGCCCCTGTCAGAAATAATAGATCCCCTGCCGTTTGAAGGTACTTTTTCATTATCAAGAATTGGTTCGGTTTCTGCCGAAGCGATTAGCCAGTTAGGTGATAGTGAAAAAGCAGAACTTGAAGAATGTAGTAACCTGAAACGCCAACAAGAGTTCGTTAGTTCTCGGGTTGCTCTCAAAAAGATGGCTAAGGAAATGGGGGAGCAACAGCAGTTCGAAATTCTAAAAGATGAGTTGGGACAACCTTATGGACGATCCTCATCCCAGATATACTTTGTGAGCATTGCCCATACGAATGACTCCATTTTTTGTGGACTAACACAAGCCGACCCCATTGGGGTAGATTTGGAACCGGTAGATCGAACAGTGCCCGAACGACTTGAGCAGCGTATTACTCATCCCAAAGAAAAAGAGTTGATTACAAAGATGCCTGCTATTCAGTTATGGACGATCAAGGAAGCCTATATTAAACTGCGAGGCAAGGGGCTTCGGATGAATATGAACGAGGTGCAAATCGGGAAGGAAAGCAGTAGACTTTTTGCAGAATTAAATGATGACAAAAGTGCTAAAATTTGTAGTTTCAGACTGAAAAATAAGTGGTTGGCAATAGCCTACTATCAGAAATAA
- a CDS encoding 6-carboxytetrahydropterin synthase, whose amino-acid sequence MPTWTLHTEFKFDAAHLIEGYDGKCGRMHGHSYKVHISAKSHELNPSKYLDSDDMVCDFKELKWAAKGSEKGGLDHSVLNEELPVNPTAERIAEFIYKETQQRIPEGITLNVTVWETENSWVEYTEEHV is encoded by the coding sequence ATGCCTACGTGGACGTTACATACGGAATTTAAATTTGATGCCGCTCATTTAATTGAGGGCTATGATGGCAAATGCGGACGTATGCACGGGCACAGTTATAAGGTACATATCTCGGCAAAGTCGCATGAGCTAAATCCATCAAAATATCTTGATAGTGATGATATGGTGTGCGATTTCAAAGAATTGAAGTGGGCAGCCAAAGGATCAGAAAAGGGTGGGCTTGACCATTCGGTGCTTAACGAAGAGCTGCCTGTAAACCCGACAGCCGAACGTATTGCAGAGTTTATTTATAAGGAAACACAGCAGCGCATTCCCGAGGGTATTACGTTAAACGTAACAGTTTGGGAAACAGAAAATAGCTGGGTTGAATATACAGAAGAACATGTTTAA
- a CDS encoding TlpA disulfide reductase family protein — translation MLFNKVRFICISLLLILASVDVYAQTDRSEPLLKDVSGNELTEIIDSYQGDKAVLVNVWATWCAPCVEEFPYLVELKQKYQDQLQVIFVSADFPAQRDRAVEFLKEQNVDWTTYFKTGKDQPFIEELSNDWSGALPFTKIVNKEGKVVSNWEQGAEYEKFERFIKKAINN, via the coding sequence ATGCTGTTTAATAAGGTCCGGTTTATATGTATATCATTGTTGCTAATACTGGCATCAGTGGATGTTTATGCCCAAACTGATAGGAGCGAACCACTGCTTAAGGATGTTTCCGGGAATGAGTTAACTGAGATTATTGACTCGTACCAAGGAGATAAAGCAGTCTTGGTCAATGTGTGGGCCACGTGGTGTGCTCCATGCGTTGAGGAATTTCCATATCTTGTAGAGTTGAAGCAAAAATATCAGGATCAGCTGCAAGTTATTTTTGTTTCGGCAGATTTTCCTGCGCAGCGCGACCGGGCAGTGGAATTTTTGAAAGAACAAAACGTGGATTGGACGACCTATTTTAAAACGGGAAAAGATCAACCTTTTATAGAAGAATTATCTAATGATTGGAGTGGAGCATTACCGTTTACTAAAATTGTAAATAAGGAAGGAAAAGTCGTTTCCAATTGGGAGCAGGGAGCTGAATACGAGAAGTTTGAACGGTTCATTAAAAAAGCAATAAACAACTGA
- a CDS encoding amidohydrolase family protein: MKKIVLLFIFIGLSLAGYAQDKGSVLIENGTVITITDGNKANTDVLIEDGIITEIGQDLSAPRGVETVDASGKYVMPGIIDAHSHIASVDVNEWTNPVTAEVSMEESVDPNDINIYWALAGGVTSIHLMHGSANVIGGQNETLKLRYGTGMDEMRFDGAPRTIKFALGENPTRVHGQGFDVQPRTRMGVEQVIRDHFDAAIDYKRNRAEYLDAKEAYENGDRSTPPVPVAKNERLEVLSDILDGEVLVHTHSYRADEITMLMRVFNDYGIEDYTFQHANEAFKVAPELKKNGAYTSVFADWWAYKFEVYYSTAYNASILNANGVKNSINSDSGELIRHLNHEAAKAVHYGNTSKQDALKMITINPATQLGIDDKVGSIEEGKHGDVAIWDDHPLSIYSKTLKTFVDGKKYFDRAEDNDDMRLKVDAEQDFEAASGRWYNENGRHAETCLQGAEIRFNKQGMKLQSK; encoded by the coding sequence ATGAAGAAGATTGTATTACTATTTATTTTTATAGGATTGAGTCTTGCGGGGTATGCGCAGGATAAAGGATCCGTGTTAATTGAAAATGGAACGGTTATTACCATTACAGATGGTAATAAGGCGAATACTGATGTATTGATAGAAGATGGCATCATTACGGAGATCGGTCAAGATTTATCGGCTCCACGAGGAGTAGAAACGGTCGATGCTTCCGGAAAATATGTAATGCCTGGTATTATTGATGCGCACTCCCATATTGCAAGTGTTGATGTAAATGAGTGGACAAATCCCGTGACGGCCGAGGTTAGCATGGAAGAGTCGGTTGATCCCAATGATATCAACATTTACTGGGCGCTGGCCGGTGGTGTAACATCTATTCACTTGATGCACGGTTCGGCCAATGTAATTGGTGGCCAGAATGAAACATTGAAACTCCGTTACGGTACGGGGATGGACGAGATGCGGTTTGATGGTGCACCACGGACCATTAAGTTTGCGCTTGGTGAAAACCCAACACGTGTCCACGGACAAGGCTTTGACGTTCAGCCGAGAACTCGTATGGGGGTTGAGCAAGTTATTCGTGATCATTTTGATGCTGCTATCGATTACAAACGTAATCGGGCCGAATATCTGGATGCTAAAGAAGCATATGAAAATGGAGATCGCTCTACGCCGCCTGTTCCAGTTGCTAAGAACGAACGGTTGGAAGTTCTTTCTGATATTCTGGATGGCGAAGTCTTGGTTCATACGCACTCTTATCGCGCGGATGAAATTACCATGCTGATGCGTGTTTTTAATGACTATGGAATCGAAGATTACACCTTTCAGCATGCTAATGAGGCATTTAAGGTAGCGCCAGAACTCAAGAAAAACGGGGCCTATACCTCGGTATTTGCCGACTGGTGGGCGTATAAGTTTGAGGTCTATTATTCTACGGCTTACAATGCTTCTATTCTCAATGCTAATGGCGTTAAAAACAGTATTAACTCCGATAGTGGAGAGTTGATACGTCATCTTAATCATGAGGCAGCCAAAGCAGTGCATTATGGAAATACCTCTAAACAGGATGCCTTAAAAATGATTACCATTAATCCTGCTACCCAACTTGGTATTGATGATAAGGTTGGCAGCATTGAAGAAGGCAAACATGGCGATGTAGCAATCTGGGATGACCATCCACTGAGTATTTATAGCAAGACATTGAAAACGTTTGTGGATGGTAAGAAATATTTTGATCGGGCTGAAGATAACGATGATATGCGCCTGAAAGTAGATGCCGAGCAAGATTTTGAAGCAGCATCTGGACGTTGGTACAACGAGAACGGACGTCATGCTGAAACATGTCTGCAGGGGGCCGAAATTCGGTTCAACAAGCAGGGCATGAAGCTGCAAAGCAAATAA
- a CDS encoding Rossmann-like and DUF2520 domain-containing protein has translation MPEITLIGTGGLGQTLVRALSEVNIPIKSIFNRTVDKARDIAVEYGILTHGKQPDNIGQLGNLIFITVTDRAIEEVAQQLSRLSGDFNDYTIVHCSGNESAELLHPLRVKGASVASFHPLQTFTEQSDAKAFQDIYFSLQGDKTVFPLLENIAQKLGAQTLEVTADQKSNLHAAAVMASNYLNTLLEAAIDTASLSGLSPERAKEALLPLVATTLRNIGEQSFENALTGPIKRGDIETVKRHIELLRGQPELMTIYQTLGKRTVALAKRSQKIDSPTAQTLLEVLA, from the coding sequence GTGCCCGAGATTACATTAATTGGTACAGGGGGATTGGGCCAAACATTGGTCCGGGCATTGTCAGAAGTTAATATCCCCATTAAAAGCATTTTTAACCGTACGGTTGATAAAGCACGAGATATTGCCGTGGAGTACGGTATTTTGACCCATGGTAAACAACCGGATAATATCGGTCAGCTTGGGAATCTCATCTTTATAACGGTTACAGATAGAGCGATAGAGGAGGTAGCCCAACAGCTAAGCAGGCTTTCCGGTGATTTTAATGATTACACGATAGTACACTGTTCGGGAAATGAATCGGCAGAGCTGCTTCACCCTCTGCGTGTAAAGGGAGCTTCGGTAGCATCTTTTCACCCACTGCAGACGTTTACGGAGCAATCTGACGCTAAGGCTTTCCAAGATATTTATTTTTCCCTGCAAGGTGATAAGACGGTTTTTCCGCTCCTGGAGAATATTGCCCAGAAATTAGGGGCTCAGACGTTAGAAGTTACCGCTGATCAAAAATCGAACTTGCATGCAGCAGCGGTGATGGCCTCTAATTATTTGAATACGTTATTAGAAGCGGCTATCGATACGGCTTCTTTAAGTGGTTTATCCCCGGAAAGAGCTAAGGAGGCACTCCTTCCGCTGGTTGCAACTACGCTTCGGAATATTGGGGAACAGTCTTTTGAAAATGCGCTTACCGGTCCTATTAAGCGGGGTGACATTGAAACCGTAAAACGTCATATTGAATTACTGCGAGGGCAACCTGAACTAATGACTATCTATCAAACCCTGGGAAAACGAACGGTGGCCTTGGCAAAAAGATCCCAAAAAATAGATAGCCCCACAGCCCAGACTTTGTTGGAGGTATTAGCATGA
- a CDS encoding MGMT family protein: protein MSKTEDYYERVYDVVKQIPRGKVTTYGAIARYLGIASGARMVGYALNNVTESNIPAHRVVNRNGELTGRSHFPDDTMRERLEQEGLTFIDDYQIDIEKHFWDPTDNLMN, encoded by the coding sequence ATGAGCAAGACCGAAGACTATTATGAGCGTGTTTATGACGTTGTTAAACAGATCCCCCGTGGTAAAGTGACAACCTACGGTGCTATTGCTCGGTATCTGGGGATTGCTTCAGGGGCACGGATGGTGGGTTATGCTTTGAATAACGTGACTGAATCGAACATTCCGGCTCATCGTGTTGTTAATAGAAATGGTGAGCTTACAGGCAGGAGCCATTTTCCGGATGATACGATGCGTGAACGCCTCGAGCAGGAAGGGCTAACGTTTATTGATGATTACCAGATTGATATCGAAAAACATTTTTGGGATCCAACCGATAATTTAATGAATTAA
- the amrB gene encoding AmmeMemoRadiSam system protein B, protein MNITSFSREQIQEGIDNARKEHVEPNDHIRVLFAPERINENNFERACDIYSRVDMSNYDTVVVVESHDEKLDKKLPMASNATFETSIGEVPVDDYMRNEFCDEDDDFFIHDEAFDKDISLFQQLMFLQTLSDDFKALSVQIADPDPAIVKEIGYVLEEVLASRSALLVFCCELDNDRKKEFENVVEMVENKNESGLMNYLNSGESKIKGTTAFIAGIIVANKWGLDLHFLRGKYDDYMGSLLTGYADRQKVVFS, encoded by the coding sequence ATGAATATTACCTCCTTTTCTCGCGAACAGATTCAGGAAGGAATTGACAATGCCCGCAAAGAGCATGTGGAACCGAATGATCACATCAGGGTGTTGTTTGCGCCGGAACGGATTAATGAAAACAATTTTGAACGTGCCTGCGATATTTACAGCAGGGTAGATATGTCGAATTATGATACGGTGGTGGTTGTAGAGTCCCACGATGAAAAGCTTGATAAAAAGCTTCCAATGGCTTCGAATGCCACTTTTGAGACCTCGATCGGAGAGGTGCCCGTTGATGATTATATGCGCAATGAGTTTTGCGATGAGGATGATGATTTCTTTATTCATGATGAAGCTTTTGACAAGGATATCAGTTTGTTCCAGCAGCTCATGTTTTTACAAACGCTTTCGGATGATTTTAAGGCGTTGAGCGTTCAAATTGCCGATCCCGATCCAGCCATTGTTAAAGAAATTGGATATGTGCTGGAAGAAGTTCTGGCTTCTCGAAGTGCGTTATTGGTATTCTGTTGTGAGCTGGATAACGATCGCAAAAAGGAGTTCGAGAATGTTGTTGAGATGGTGGAAAATAAAAATGAATCGGGACTCATGAACTATCTTAACAGTGGAGAATCGAAAATTAAAGGGACGACTGCTTTTATCGCTGGTATTATTGTAGCTAATAAATGGGGGCTTGATCTTCATTTCTTACGCGGCAAGTATGATGATTATATGGGTAGCTTGTTAACCGGTTACGCCGATCGTCAGAAGGTCGTTTTTTCTTAA
- a CDS encoding SDR family oxidoreductase, with amino-acid sequence MADQRNHAVVITGASRGIGRRIAQAFARNTDYALLLIARTKSDLKDTQTLCQNIADNEVVIAGCDASNAKTVKKLKVPKNFPSPKIIINNAGSFLLKKLQKTTHEEFAEQVQSNLYSAVNITQRFLDDLKAKSHALIINICSVGALEGLEDSGAYSASKHALLGYTRSLRKELLNTEIGVTAINLGQTQSTSWEGSLIDRDLLIDPDDVAKIILNLVDLSPRTVVEEILVKPQHGRVPPM; translated from the coding sequence GTGGCTGATCAGCGGAACCATGCTGTTGTTATAACTGGTGCCAGTCGCGGTATTGGCCGGCGCATTGCCCAGGCCTTTGCCCGAAATACCGATTATGCTCTTCTGCTGATAGCCCGCACAAAATCTGATTTAAAAGACACACAAACACTTTGTCAAAATATTGCGGATAATGAAGTTGTTATCGCAGGTTGTGATGCTTCCAATGCTAAAACAGTAAAGAAACTGAAGGTTCCTAAAAACTTTCCTTCTCCTAAGATTATTATTAATAATGCGGGATCTTTTCTGTTGAAGAAGTTGCAAAAAACGACACATGAAGAATTTGCGGAGCAGGTTCAGTCAAATTTATACTCTGCAGTTAATATAACACAGCGTTTTTTGGATGATTTGAAGGCAAAATCCCATGCCTTGATTATAAATATATGTTCGGTAGGAGCTCTGGAGGGACTTGAAGACAGCGGAGCATATTCAGCCTCAAAACATGCCCTGTTGGGATATACCCGCTCTCTTCGAAAAGAATTGCTGAATACTGAAATAGGCGTTACGGCTATTAATCTCGGACAAACGCAATCAACATCTTGGGAGGGATCCCTGATTGATCGCGATCTGCTAATTGATCCGGATGATGTGGCAAAGATTATTCTGAATCTTGTTGATCTATCTCCAAGAACAGTGGTCGAAGAAATTCTGGTTAAGCCACAACACGGTCGTGTGCCACCGATGTAA
- a CDS encoding NAD-dependent malic enzyme, with product MSEVQPSVSYSFTMRLYIENKPGMLAKILSEIADQKGDPGAVDVVRVEGNYKVRDLTVSARDEDHSKAIVKAIKGIDGVKVRNVSDRVFLLHLGGKIRIENKVPVDTRDSLSMAYTPGVGRVCEAIAEDNEKVHSLTIKENSVAVVSDGSAVLGLGNIGPEAAMPVMEGKAMLFKEFAKVDGYPICLDTQEVDEIVNAVKWMAPGFGGINLEDIGAPRCFEIEEKLKEELDIPVFHDDQHGTAVVTLAATFNALKVTDKKLSDLRVVIVGVGAAGVAITKILREAGVKEILCCDRQGIINEDRIDELNSSKQWVAKHTNPENLSGSLLEATNDADLLIGVSGPGTVPYEAIENMADDPIVFALANPVPEIMPEEIQDVARIIATGRSDYPNQINNVLAFPGLFRGALDARSTDINEEMKLAAAHAIANCIDQEGLSEEYIVPSVFNKDVVRKVSKAVKEAAYDSGVARRTKP from the coding sequence ATGAGTGAAGTACAACCGAGTGTCAGCTATAGTTTTACGATGCGTTTGTATATCGAAAACAAACCTGGAATGCTGGCCAAGATTTTAAGTGAAATTGCAGATCAAAAAGGCGATCCCGGTGCTGTGGATGTCGTCAGAGTGGAAGGAAATTACAAGGTGCGCGACCTCACCGTTAGTGCACGCGATGAAGACCATTCCAAAGCTATTGTAAAAGCGATTAAAGGAATTGACGGCGTAAAAGTTCGCAATGTCTCCGATCGCGTATTTTTACTGCACTTGGGTGGCAAAATTCGTATTGAAAACAAGGTCCCGGTTGATACCCGTGATTCCCTTTCTATGGCCTATACCCCTGGTGTGGGACGTGTTTGTGAAGCTATTGCTGAAGACAATGAGAAAGTCCACTCTCTGACCATTAAAGAAAATTCGGTTGCTGTTGTAAGTGATGGGTCAGCGGTATTAGGACTTGGTAATATTGGTCCCGAAGCAGCGATGCCTGTTATGGAAGGAAAAGCTATGCTTTTTAAAGAGTTTGCCAAAGTTGATGGTTACCCCATCTGCCTGGATACCCAAGAAGTGGATGAAATTGTAAATGCCGTAAAGTGGATGGCACCGGGATTTGGAGGAATCAACCTCGAAGATATTGGAGCTCCCCGCTGTTTTGAGATTGAGGAGAAATTAAAAGAAGAGCTCGATATTCCCGTTTTCCATGATGACCAGCACGGAACAGCTGTTGTAACTTTGGCGGCTACCTTTAATGCTCTAAAGGTTACTGACAAAAAACTTTCTGATCTACGTGTTGTTATCGTTGGTGTTGGCGCTGCCGGTGTAGCAATCACGAAAATACTCCGCGAAGCGGGCGTTAAAGAAATTCTCTGCTGCGATCGGCAAGGAATCATTAATGAAGATCGCATAGATGAACTGAATTCCAGCAAGCAGTGGGTGGCCAAACATACCAATCCTGAAAATTTATCGGGGTCACTCTTGGAAGCTACGAATGATGCCGATCTTCTCATTGGAGTTAGCGGTCCGGGCACGGTCCCCTATGAAGCCATTGAAAACATGGCAGACGATCCCATTGTGTTTGCCTTGGCTAATCCGGTACCCGAAATTATGCCGGAAGAAATTCAGGATGTAGCTCGCATTATTGCAACGGGACGCAGTGACTATCCCAATCAGATCAATAATGTATTAGCCTTTCCTGGCCTATTCCGCGGCGCCCTTGATGCACGATCAACAGATATCAATGAAGAGATGAAATTAGCAGCAGCACACGCTATAGCAAACTGCATTGATCAAGAAGGACTCAGTGAAGAATACATCGTGCCCAGTGTCTTCAATAAAGATGTGGTTCGAAAGGTATCAAAAGCGGTTAAAGAAGCCGCTTATGACAGCGGAGTTGCTCGTAGAACAAAGCCTTAA
- a CDS encoding thioredoxin family protein has protein sequence MKLHKILYVILTTVAVGLAAFMPVEDKSADRLEIGAQAPLTDVEVTDVSGKVLTLDEVAEKNGLLVNFSCNTCPWVKAWEDRYNPIADLAEENDIGVIALNPNAAIRDGGESMEDMKARAEASGYSFYYALDEGAKLAEAFGATRTPDIFLFNGDMELVYTGAIDDDAKSAENVEQHYLKDAINNLVAGNKINPTTTKALGCTIKWPK, from the coding sequence ATGAAATTACATAAAATACTTTACGTTATTCTTACCACCGTTGCGGTGGGATTAGCCGCTTTTATGCCTGTTGAGGATAAGTCGGCTGACCGCTTAGAAATTGGTGCCCAAGCACCCCTTACGGATGTGGAGGTAACGGATGTGTCCGGGAAGGTGTTAACGCTTGACGAAGTAGCCGAAAAGAATGGATTGTTAGTGAATTTTTCTTGTAATACATGTCCATGGGTGAAAGCGTGGGAAGATCGATATAATCCCATTGCAGATTTAGCAGAAGAAAATGATATCGGTGTTATTGCCCTAAATCCGAATGCGGCTATTCGAGATGGGGGCGAATCGATGGAAGATATGAAAGCACGTGCAGAGGCCAGTGGATATAGTTTTTATTACGCATTAGATGAAGGAGCTAAGCTTGCTGAAGCCTTTGGTGCTACACGGACCCCTGATATTTTTCTCTTTAATGGTGATATGGAGTTGGTGTACACTGGTGCTATTGATGATGATGCCAAATCAGCAGAAAATGTAGAGCAGCACTATCTAAAAGATGCGATCAATAATTTAGTGGCAGGCAACAAAATTAATCCCACTACCACAAAGGCTTTGGGTTGTACGATAAAGTGGCCTAAGTAA